The proteins below come from a single Asanoa ferruginea genomic window:
- a CDS encoding elongation factor G-like protein EF-G2 gives MAQKAQEKGVTGPAPVVDEPGRVRNVVLVGHSGSGKTTLAEALLAATGAISRAGSVTEGTTTCDHDPAAVKQQRSVTLAAAPFLHDGVKVNLLDSPGYADFVGELRAGLRAADAALFVVPAADGMDAATAALWEECASVGMPRAVAVTRLDHQRADFDETVALCQRVFGDNVLPLYLPMLGDDGVSTVGLLGLITQRVFDYSNGYPPEVRDPDPEHLPAIAEARNELIEGIIAESEDETLMERYLEGEQIDTEVLINDLETAVARGHFYPVIPICAESKVGIDALLEVLTAAFPSPLEHDLPVVTGVDGSPRPPLTCDPNGPLVAEVVKTTVDRHVGRVSLVRVFSGTLRPEAVVHISGHGMEQRGHPDHDSDERIAHIYSPLGSALREISECIAGDICAITKSGSAETGDTISSKDEPLLMSPWEMPEPLLPVAVVAKTRSDEDTLAKNLGRLVAGDPTMRLERNPETHQMVLWCMGEAHADVVLDRLRGGGAEIETEPVRVALRETFVAGAKGHGRHVKQSGGHGQYAVCDIEVEPLERGSGFEFADKVVGGAVPHNYIPSVEKGVRALMERGIVAGYPVVDLKVTLTDGKAHSVDSSDAAFQTAGQMALKDAAEKGLVTLLEPVDEIIIRIPDAYVGAVMSDMSSRRGRVLGTEPDQVGVERTLVRAEVPATELVRYAVELRSMTSGAGTFARTFARYEPMPSHLAEAVRKEHAAH, from the coding sequence ATGGCTCAGAAGGCTCAGGAGAAGGGAGTCACCGGCCCCGCGCCGGTGGTGGATGAGCCCGGCAGGGTTCGCAACGTGGTGCTCGTCGGGCATTCCGGGTCGGGAAAGACGACCCTCGCCGAAGCACTGCTGGCCGCGACCGGAGCGATCAGTCGCGCCGGTTCGGTGACCGAGGGCACCACGACCTGTGATCACGACCCGGCCGCGGTCAAACAGCAGCGGTCGGTCACTCTCGCCGCGGCGCCGTTCCTCCACGACGGCGTGAAGGTCAACCTGCTCGACAGCCCCGGCTACGCCGACTTCGTCGGTGAGTTGCGCGCCGGGTTGCGTGCCGCCGACGCGGCGCTGTTCGTGGTGCCGGCCGCCGACGGGATGGACGCGGCGACCGCGGCGCTGTGGGAGGAATGCGCGAGCGTCGGCATGCCGCGCGCCGTCGCGGTGACCCGCCTCGACCACCAGCGCGCCGACTTCGACGAGACGGTCGCGCTGTGCCAGCGGGTGTTCGGCGACAACGTACTCCCGTTGTATCTGCCCATGCTCGGCGACGACGGCGTCTCGACCGTCGGCCTGCTCGGCCTGATCACGCAGCGGGTGTTCGACTACAGCAACGGCTATCCGCCCGAGGTGCGCGACCCCGATCCCGAGCACCTGCCGGCGATCGCCGAGGCGCGCAACGAACTGATCGAGGGGATCATCGCCGAGAGCGAAGACGAGACGCTGATGGAGCGTTACCTCGAGGGCGAGCAGATCGACACCGAGGTGCTCATCAACGACCTGGAGACCGCGGTCGCCCGGGGACACTTCTACCCGGTGATCCCGATCTGCGCCGAGAGCAAGGTCGGCATCGACGCCTTGCTCGAGGTGCTGACCGCCGCGTTCCCGTCGCCGCTCGAGCACGACCTGCCGGTGGTCACCGGCGTCGACGGCTCGCCGCGCCCGCCGCTGACCTGCGACCCCAACGGCCCGCTGGTGGCCGAGGTGGTCAAGACGACGGTCGACCGGCACGTCGGCCGGGTCTCGCTGGTGCGGGTCTTCTCCGGCACGCTGCGCCCAGAGGCGGTCGTGCATATCTCCGGCCACGGCATGGAGCAGCGCGGCCACCCCGACCACGACTCCGACGAGCGGATCGCACACATCTACTCGCCGCTGGGTTCGGCGCTGCGCGAGATCTCCGAGTGCATCGCCGGCGACATCTGCGCGATCACCAAGTCGGGCAGTGCCGAGACCGGCGACACGATCTCGTCGAAGGACGAGCCGCTGCTGATGTCGCCGTGGGAGATGCCGGAGCCGCTGCTGCCGGTCGCCGTCGTGGCGAAGACCCGGTCCGATGAGGACACCCTGGCCAAGAACCTCGGCCGGCTGGTGGCCGGCGACCCGACCATGCGCCTGGAGCGCAACCCGGAGACGCATCAGATGGTCCTCTGGTGCATGGGCGAGGCACACGCCGACGTCGTGCTCGACCGGTTGCGCGGCGGAGGGGCGGAGATCGAGACCGAGCCCGTACGCGTCGCGCTGCGCGAGACGTTCGTCGCCGGTGCCAAGGGCCATGGCCGGCACGTGAAGCAGTCCGGCGGCCACGGCCAATACGCCGTCTGCGACATCGAGGTCGAGCCGCTGGAGCGCGGTTCCGGCTTCGAGTTCGCCGACAAGGTGGTCGGTGGCGCGGTGCCGCACAACTACATCCCGTCCGTGGAGAAGGGCGTGCGCGCCCTGATGGAGCGCGGGATAGTGGCCGGCTACCCGGTCGTCGACCTCAAGGTGACCCTGACCGACGGCAAGGCGCACAGCGTCGACTCGTCGGACGCGGCGTTCCAGACGGCCGGCCAGATGGCGCTCAAGGACGCGGCGGAGAAGGGCCTGGTGACCCTGCTGGAGCCGGTCGACGAGATCATCATCCGGATCCCCGACGCCTACGTCGGCGCGGTGATGTCAGACATGTCGAGCCGGCGCGGGCGGGTGCTCGGCACCGAGCCCGACCAGGTCGGCGTCGAACGCACCCTGGTCCGCGCGGAGGTGCCGGCGACCGAGCTGGTGCGCTATGCCGTCGAGCTGCGCTCGATGACCTCGGGGGCGGGCACGTTCGCGCGCACGTTCGCGCGGTACGAGCCGATGCCCAGCCATCTCGCTGAGGCGGTGCGCAAGGAGCACGCGGCGCACTGA
- the pgsA gene encoding phosphatidylinositol phosphate synthase has product MAKIFQVSARAAMAHVIEPVARRLIAWGVTPNQVTVAGTVGVLGGSIGLGAQGFLVAGALVVTFFALVDLVDGTMARLSGGSTRFGALLDSTMDRIADGAVVGTVIYILAQRHDQWGVVGGIICLVTGAVVSYVKARAEGLGLKANVGIAERAERLIIIGIGGLLSGFGLEWGLAAAVWFLAAVSVITIWQRMAYVYKQAEAADAADRARAAEAGS; this is encoded by the coding sequence ATGGCGAAGATCTTCCAGGTGTCAGCGCGGGCCGCGATGGCCCACGTCATCGAACCCGTTGCCCGGCGACTGATCGCTTGGGGTGTTACCCCCAATCAGGTCACAGTCGCGGGGACCGTCGGCGTGCTCGGCGGATCCATCGGTCTGGGTGCTCAAGGGTTCCTTGTCGCCGGTGCGCTGGTCGTCACGTTCTTCGCGTTGGTCGACCTGGTCGACGGCACGATGGCGCGGCTCAGCGGCGGCTCGACGCGCTTCGGCGCGTTGCTCGACTCGACGATGGACCGGATCGCCGACGGCGCGGTGGTCGGCACGGTGATCTACATCCTGGCCCAGCGACACGACCAGTGGGGCGTGGTCGGCGGCATCATCTGCCTGGTCACCGGGGCGGTCGTGTCGTATGTGAAGGCCCGCGCCGAGGGCCTGGGCCTGAAAGCCAACGTCGGCATCGCCGAACGCGCCGAGCGGCTGATCATCATCGGCATCGGCGGCCTGCTGAGCGGTTTCGGCCTCGAATGGGGGTTGGCGGCGGCCGTCTGGTTCCTCGCCGCCGTTTCGGTGATCACGATCTGGCAACGCATGGCGTACGTGTACAAGCAGGCGGAAGCGGCCGACGCGGCAGACCGTGCCCGGGCCGCCGAGGCGGGATCGTGA
- a CDS encoding phosphatidylinositol mannoside acyltransferase, whose amino-acid sequence MNAADLGYAAGWALVRGMPEPVARGLFNRAAGYAHRKNGPGTQRLRGNLRRVVGPEMPDEELDALTLAGLRSYARYWKEAFRLPSRSHQQHLDDFQVGNVDMLKKLLSEGGVIMALNHSGNWDVAGAWVTANGWQLVTVAERLKPESVYKRFVEYREGMGFEIIPATGGERPPFDILAEKLRGGAVIPLLADRDLSKRGVEVEFFGGRTRMAPGPALLAIQTGLPLLVIDVWYDEKSTRGYINPPLEIPGPETGTLRERVAVVTQRMATGFEAAIARHPQDWHMLQRVWLDKPAPPTAEA is encoded by the coding sequence GTGAACGCCGCAGACCTGGGTTACGCGGCAGGCTGGGCGCTGGTTCGCGGGATGCCGGAGCCGGTCGCCCGCGGCCTGTTCAATCGCGCCGCCGGCTATGCGCACCGCAAGAACGGCCCGGGTACTCAGCGACTGCGCGGCAACCTGCGCCGGGTGGTCGGTCCGGAGATGCCCGACGAAGAGCTGGACGCGCTCACCTTGGCCGGGCTGCGTTCGTACGCCCGCTATTGGAAGGAAGCCTTTCGTCTTCCCTCCCGCAGCCACCAGCAGCACCTCGACGACTTCCAGGTCGGCAACGTCGACATGTTGAAGAAGTTGCTCAGCGAGGGCGGCGTCATCATGGCGCTCAACCACTCGGGCAACTGGGACGTCGCCGGTGCCTGGGTGACCGCCAACGGCTGGCAGCTCGTCACGGTCGCCGAGCGACTCAAGCCGGAGTCGGTCTACAAGCGGTTCGTCGAATACCGGGAGGGCATGGGCTTCGAAATCATCCCGGCGACCGGTGGCGAGCGACCCCCGTTCGACATCCTGGCCGAGAAGCTGCGTGGCGGTGCCGTGATCCCGCTGCTGGCCGACCGTGACCTGTCCAAGCGCGGTGTCGAGGTCGAGTTCTTCGGCGGGCGCACCCGGATGGCGCCCGGTCCGGCGTTGCTCGCGATCCAGACGGGTCTGCCGTTGCTGGTGATCGACGTCTGGTACGACGAGAAGTCGACCCGGGGCTACATCAACCCGCCGCTGGAGATACCCGGCCCGGAAACGGGAACGCTGCGGGAAAGGGTCGCGGTGGTGACCCAGCGGATGGCCACCGGCTTCGAGGCGGCGATCGCCCGCCACCCGCAGGACTGGCACATGCTCCAGCGGGTCTGGCTCGACAAGCCGGCGCCGCCGACAGCGGAGGCCTGA
- a CDS encoding glycosyltransferase family 4 protein, giving the protein MRIGIVSPYSFDVPGGVQNHILDLAEALIGLGHEVSVLAPADDEADLPPFVVPAGRSVRFPYNGSVARITFGPVSSARVRRWLARGDFDVLHVHEPLALSLSMLAVLNSRGPVVATFHTAMTRSRALSVAQGVLRLVLERITARIAVSELARKVQVEHLDGGAVEIPNGVTVARYAGATPLDGWPGTGGSLGFLGRFTEQRKGFPVLRDAFVALAASRPGLRLLVAGPGDLDDLLEGIPHALRDRVTYLGLVSEQDKARMLRSVDLYVAPNIGGESFGMILTEAMAAGTAVVASDLDAFRRVLDGGRAGRLVPTGDAVALRDTLASLLDDPPGRAALVENANSVVAGYDWPVVALRVLEVYAAAIEATDGRVIDVEWSEPRP; this is encoded by the coding sequence ATGCGGATCGGCATCGTCAGCCCATACTCCTTCGACGTGCCGGGCGGCGTGCAGAACCACATCCTCGACCTCGCCGAGGCCCTGATCGGCCTGGGCCACGAGGTGAGCGTGCTGGCACCGGCCGACGACGAGGCCGACCTTCCCCCGTTCGTGGTTCCCGCCGGTCGCTCGGTCCGCTTTCCCTACAACGGTTCGGTGGCCCGGATCACCTTCGGCCCGGTCTCCAGCGCCCGGGTCCGCCGCTGGCTGGCCCGCGGCGATTTCGACGTGCTGCACGTGCACGAACCGCTGGCGCTGAGCCTGTCGATGCTCGCGGTGCTCAACAGCCGCGGCCCGGTGGTGGCGACGTTCCACACGGCGATGACCCGGTCGCGCGCGCTGTCGGTCGCGCAGGGCGTGCTGCGCCTGGTGCTCGAACGCATCACGGCCCGGATCGCGGTCAGCGAGTTGGCCCGCAAGGTCCAGGTGGAGCACCTCGACGGCGGCGCGGTCGAGATCCCCAACGGGGTGACGGTCGCGCGCTATGCCGGTGCGACCCCATTGGACGGATGGCCGGGCACCGGTGGTTCGCTGGGCTTTCTCGGCCGGTTTACCGAGCAGCGCAAGGGTTTCCCGGTGCTGCGCGACGCGTTCGTCGCCTTGGCGGCCTCGCGGCCCGGGCTGCGCCTGCTGGTCGCCGGGCCCGGCGACCTCGACGACCTGCTGGAGGGGATCCCGCATGCGCTGCGGGACCGGGTTACCTACCTAGGTCTGGTGTCCGAGCAGGACAAGGCCCGGATGCTGCGCAGCGTCGACCTCTATGTCGCACCCAACATCGGCGGCGAGTCGTTCGGGATGATTTTGACCGAGGCGATGGCCGCGGGTACGGCGGTGGTGGCCAGCGACCTCGACGCGTTCCGCCGCGTCCTGGACGGAGGCCGGGCCGGCCGCCTGGTCCCGACGGGCGACGCGGTCGCGCTGCGCGACACGCTGGCGTCCCTTCTGGACGATCCACCCGGCCGGGCGGCGCTGGTGGAGAACGCGAACTCCGTCGTGGCCGGTTACGACTGGCCGGTGGTCGCCCTCCGGGTCCTCGAGGTCTACGCGGCCGCGATCGAGGCCACCGACGGCCGGGTCATCGACGTGGAGTGGTCCGAGCCGCGGCCCTAA
- a CDS encoding GOLPH3/VPS74 family protein gives MSVNLAEELLLLGYEDDGTPTSDSGTLDYGLAGAVLVELAAAGRVRLDRGRVRVDQPGPTGDPVLDHGLRAIASYGRDATPDELLDGLRSGLRDVVLDRLIDRGVLRRERHRVLLVPSTRFPSTNGGEPAPETETRGRLAALLAGAPADARTHALATLALAAGLTASAFPGVARGDIERRLAALPDPWPAAAVRTLLDEVQVSIIAITTMFMTGSN, from the coding sequence ATGAGCGTCAATCTGGCCGAGGAGCTCCTGCTGCTGGGCTACGAAGACGACGGCACGCCGACCTCCGACTCCGGCACCCTCGACTACGGGCTCGCCGGTGCGGTCCTGGTCGAACTCGCCGCAGCCGGCCGGGTCCGCCTCGACCGCGGGCGGGTCCGCGTCGACCAACCCGGCCCGACCGGCGACCCCGTGCTCGACCACGGGCTGCGGGCCATCGCGAGCTACGGCCGCGACGCCACCCCGGATGAGCTGCTCGACGGGCTCCGCAGCGGGTTGCGCGACGTCGTCCTCGACCGGCTGATCGACCGCGGGGTGTTGCGGCGCGAGCGGCATCGGGTGTTGCTGGTGCCGAGCACCCGCTTTCCGTCGACCAACGGTGGCGAGCCGGCGCCGGAGACCGAGACCCGTGGCCGGCTGGCCGCGCTGTTGGCGGGCGCGCCCGCCGATGCCCGCACCCACGCGTTGGCCACGCTCGCCCTCGCCGCGGGGCTGACCGCGTCGGCCTTTCCCGGCGTCGCGCGTGGCGACATCGAGCGGCGGCTGGCGGCGCTTCCCGACCCGTGGCCGGCGGCGGCCGTGCGCACGCTGCTCGACGAGGTCCAGGTGTCGATCATCGCGATCACCACGATGTTCATGACCGGCAGCAATTAG
- the pdxS gene encoding pyridoxal 5'-phosphate synthase lyase subunit PdxS — protein sequence MTETTEQGSGVTGTSRVKRGMAEMLKGGVIMDVVTAEQAKIAEDAGAVAVMALERVPADIRAQGGVSRMSDPDMIDGIINAVSIPVMAKARIGHFVEARILQALGVDYVDESEVLTPADYSNHIDKWAFSVPFVCGATNLGEALRRITEGAAMIRSKGEAGTGDVSNATTHMRKIGGEIRRLTSLSPDELYVAAKELQAPYDLVVEIARTGKLPVVLFTAGGIATPADAAMMMQLGAEGVFVGSGIFKSGNPAQRAAAIVKATTFHDDPEMLAKVSRGLGEAMVGINVDEIPQPHRLAERGW from the coding sequence GTGACCGAGACCACCGAGCAGGGCAGCGGCGTGACCGGCACGTCGCGGGTCAAGCGCGGCATGGCCGAGATGCTCAAGGGCGGTGTGATCATGGATGTGGTCACCGCCGAGCAGGCCAAGATCGCTGAAGACGCGGGTGCGGTGGCGGTCATGGCGCTCGAGCGGGTGCCGGCTGACATCCGGGCGCAGGGTGGCGTGTCGCGGATGAGCGACCCCGACATGATCGACGGGATCATCAACGCCGTGTCGATTCCGGTGATGGCCAAGGCGCGGATCGGGCACTTCGTCGAGGCGCGGATCCTCCAGGCGCTCGGGGTCGACTACGTCGACGAGTCCGAGGTGCTGACGCCGGCTGACTACAGCAACCACATCGACAAGTGGGCGTTCAGCGTGCCGTTCGTGTGCGGCGCGACCAATCTCGGCGAGGCGCTGCGGCGCATTACCGAGGGCGCGGCGATGATCCGGTCGAAGGGCGAGGCCGGCACCGGCGACGTGTCCAACGCGACCACGCACATGCGCAAGATCGGTGGCGAGATCCGGCGGCTGACGTCGCTGTCGCCCGACGAGCTCTATGTCGCGGCCAAGGAGCTACAGGCGCCCTATGACCTGGTGGTCGAGATCGCCCGCACCGGCAAGCTGCCGGTCGTGCTGTTCACCGCCGGCGGCATCGCGACCCCCGCCGACGCGGCGATGATGATGCAGCTCGGCGCCGAGGGCGTGTTCGTCGGGTCGGGCATCTTCAAGTCCGGCAACCCGGCCCAGCGCGCGGCGGCGATCGTCAAGGCCACCACCTTCCACGACGACCCGGAGATGCTCGCCAAGGTCTCCCGCGGTCTCGGCGAGGCAATGGTCGGCATCAACGTCGACGAGATCCCGCAGCCGCACCGGCTCGCCGAGCGTGGCTGGTGA